In the genome of Bradyrhizobium ottawaense, the window ACCATCAGGTGATCCCGAGGCCGCTTCGGCGCGAGCTCCATCACCTTGGCGATGGCGTGCGCGGGCTCAAGCGCGGGGATGATACCTTCGAGGCGCGACAGCAGCTGGAACGCGGCGAGCGCTTCGTCATCGGTCGCGGAGAGATAGTTCACGCGGCCGATCTCGTGCAGCCAGGAATGCTCGGGGCCGATGCCGGGATAATCGAGGCCGGCCGAGATCGAATGCGCGTCCTGGATCTGGCCGTCCGCGTCCATCAAGAGATAGGTGCGGTTGCCGTGCAGCACGCCGGGACGGCCGCCCGCGATCGACGCCGCATGCAGCTGCGTCAGCCCATGGCCCGCAGCTTCGACGCCGAAGATTTCGACGGAGGGATCGTCGAGGAACGGATGAAACAGGCCCATCGCGTTCGAGCCGCCACCGATGCAGGCGACCAGCGAATCCGGCAGGCGGCCTTCGACCTCCTGCATCTGCGTCTTGGTCTCGTTGCCGATGATCGACTGGAAGTCGCGCACCAGCGTCGGATAGGGATGCGGGCCGGCCACCGTGCCGATGCAGTAGAAGGTGTTGTGCACGTTGGTGACCCAGTCGCGCAGGGCCTCATTCATGGCGTCCTTCAGCGTGCGCGTGCCCGACTGCACCGGGACCACCGTCGCACCCAGCATCTCCATGCGGATCACGTTGGGCTGCTGCCGCTCGACGTCGACGGCGCCCATATAGACCACGCATTCGAGCCCGAAGCGCGCGCACAGCGTCGCGGTGGCGACACCGTGCTGGCCGGCGCCGGTCTCGGCGATGATGCGCTTCTTGCCCATGCGCCGCGCCAGCATGATCTGGCCGAGCACGTTGTTCACCTTGTGCGAGCCGGTGTGGTTGAGCTCTTCGCGCTTCAAATAGATCTTGGCGCCGCCGAGATGCTCGGTGAGGCGCTCGGCGAAATAGAGTGGCGAGGGCCGGCCGACATAATGCGTGAGATAGCCGTTCATCTCGGCCTGGAAGGCCGGATCGGCTTTGGCCTCGGTGTAGGCCTTCTCGAGATCGAGGATCAGCGGCATCAGGGTTTCGGCGACGAAGCGGCCGCCGAAGATGCCGAAATGGCCGCGATCGTCGGGACCGCTGCGATAGGAATTGGGTTTGGCGACGTTCATCGAACACTCAACTCTTGGCTGGATTCTTGGCTGGCGCGCGCAGCGCGAATGAAGGCCTTGATCATCTCAGGATCTTTCACGCCGGGGGCGCTCTCGACACCGGAGGAGACGTCGACACCGCCGGCGCGGGTGACGCGGAGTGCCTCGGCGAGATTGTCGGCATGAAGCCCGCCCGAGACCATGTAGGGCAGCTTCAGATCGAGGTTTTCGAGCAGGTGCCAGTCGAAGGGCTCCCCGAGGCCGCCCGGCCGGGTCGCATCCTTCGGCGCGCGGGCATCGAACAGGATGCGGTCGGCGATCGCGGCATAGCCGGGCAACACGGCGAGATCGGCCGCGGTCGCGATCGGGACCGCCTTCATCACCGGGCGGCCGAACCGCTGCTTGATGTCGCGCAGCCGCGCCACGCTCTCCTTGCCGTGCAGCTGGAAAATGTCCGGCGACAGCGCGTCCATGATGTTGTCGAGCGTCGCATCGTCGGCGTCGACGGTGAGGGCGACCTTGAGCGCGCGCCCCTTCACCTGGCGGCCGAGGTCGCGGCCGAGCTCCAGGGACAGATGCCGCGGCGAAGGGGGGAAGAACACGAACCCCACCATATCCGCACCCGCCTCGAGCGCCGTTTGAAGCGTCTCGCGCGTGGACAGGCCGCAGATTTTGACGAGCAGGGACATGGTCTCAAAGCAAATGGAGGCCGCAACGTGCGGCCGGAAAACAGCGTTTTCGGTCGGGGCCGCTTCTACAACGTCGCGCGCTGCTTGTCTCGCCCGATGGGCCCGTAAAGCCCGACCCCGGAGGGTACGGGAAGGCGCTGCGAGCCGGGCTTTGCCGCGGCCGCCTGGGCCCGCAAATCGGCCAGTTCGGCCCTGGCGACCCGTGAATCCGTCTCGTGCCGGCGCGCCGCGCGGCGCCAGCGCCGCTGACCGAGCCAGACGGCGGAGCCGCCGGCGAAGACGCCGAGGGCGGCGACCAGGATCAGGAGCAGGAACAGCGGCAGCGTGACCGACAATGACGGGTCGTTCGCAATGAACGGATCGAACGAGACCGTGACGAAGTGCCGGTTGGCAACGGCGAATGCCACCAGGATCAGGCCCAGCGGGATCACGATCAGCGCGGTCAGGAACTTTCGCATCGCGATCGCTCGTCTTGAATCAAGCTTGCGGCCGCATCATGCGGCCGTTCGGTTAAACCCCGACGACGACAGCCTCAGTCGGGCGCGCCGGGATCCGGATGGTCGCGGTTCAGCCGCTCGCGCATTTCCTTGCCGGTCTTGAAGAACGGAACGCTCTTCTGATCGACGGGCACATGGGCGCCGGTGCGTGGATTGCGCCCGGCGCGTGCAGGGCGATGCTTGACCGAGAAGGCACCGAAGCCGCGCAACTCGACGCGGTCACCGCGCGCGAGGGCCGCTACGATCTCTTCGAGAATCGCATTCACAATGTTCTCGACATCCCGCTGGTACAGATGCGGGTTGTGCTCGGCGATACGCTGAACAAGTTCGGATTTGATCATCGAGAGATAGGACCCGGAAGCGTGCGGATGACCATTTCCGTGAAAATACCTTGATCTGTCAAGACGCTAAATCAAGGCTGAGCGTCGCGAAATTACGTGACAAATGCCGAAAAAGCGGGCTGACCCGACGCCCGCCAAACGGGAAAACCCTCAGCCGCTCGCCCAACCCCCTCAATTTGAGGCGGCCGGTTGCCACAGGGCCAGCATTCCATCCATTCCGAACCGATCGACCGCCTGCGCGACGCCGGTTTGCCCGATTTGATGCGCAATCGAGCCCAAACCGAGCGCTTCCAGCGTAACGGCGGCGGCCGTCTTGAGGAATGGCAGATCGCCGAAGCGCGGCTGGAGCTTGTAGTCGCGCACGGAGAGCCCCTTCTTGACGCCCTTCTGCTCGACCAGCCAGGTCACCGCCGTCTTCTCGTCGCCGATCTGATCGATCAGCTTGAGATCGATCGCCTGGCGCCCGGTGAAGACGCGGCCATCAGCCACTTTCTCGAGCTGCGTGTCATCCATGCCACGCCGCTCCTTCACCAATCCCCTGAACCAGGCATAGGAATCCTTCACCAGCGCATCGAGCGCGGCCCGTGCTTCCGGGCTGGTCGGCTCAAAACCGTTGGGCGCGGCCTTCAGCGGTGACGACTTCACCTCCTCGACCTTGACGCCGATGGTCTTCAGGAGCTCGCTGACGTTGGGATATTGGAACAGCACGCCGATCGACCCGACCAGCGAACTCTGCTGGGCGATGATGTGATCGCTGGCAATCGCCGTGATGTAGCCCCCGGAGGCAGCCAGGCCCTCGACCACCACGACGAGCGGCTTCTTCGCCTTCAGCCGGACGAGTGAATCGTAGAGCTGCTCGGAGCCGGCGGTGGTGCCTCCCGGCGAGTTGATGTGAATGATGACGGCGGCGGCCTGCGAATTCTCCAGCCGCTCCAGCGCCTGCGTACGATCGGAATCGCTGCGGATCAGGCCCTCGATCTGGACCCGCGCGATCGAGCCGGCGGATGCGAACGTGCCCCGCGTACCCGGTGTCACGACCAGCGCAAAGCCCGCAATCGCCGCAATCGCGATCAGCGCAGCCATCACGCGCCAGAACGTCAGCTTGCGGCGGATCCTGCGGCGATCGACGATGATGTCCGAATCGAGCGACATCTAGATATCTCCAAATGAAAGGCCGGACGCGTTGTGCCCTCACAGCGTGACCAACGGCTTATCTGGATACATCAATTGCGGCGCAATTAGAAGAAAACAAGGCTGTGACAGCGTAGGCCGAGATGCTGCCATACACTCACATGTCGTCCCGGCGAAGGCCGGGACCCATACCCGCAGGGCGGAGTGTGACGCGAGACGCCCACTCCGAGTCTTCGTCAAACCACTCCCTGTGGGTATGGGTCCCGGATCTACGCGCGCTTTGAGCGCGCTTGTCCGGGACGACAGCGGAGTTTGTGGAGGCGGCAACAAAAAAGCCCCGGCTCGCGCCGGGGCTTCGATGTCTGGCGAACCGAAAGGTTCGCTTACTTGCTGTCGCGGTTCTTGAGCGCGGTGCCGAGGATGTCGCCGAGCGTTGCTCCCGAATCGGAGGAGCCGTACTGCGCGATGGCTTCCTTTTCTTCGGCGACTTCGAGCGCCTTGATCGACACCTGGACCTTGCGGGCCTTCTTGTCGAACTGGATCACGCGGGCATCGACCTTCTCACCGACGGCAAAGCGTTCGGCGCGCTGGTCGTTGCGGTCACGGGCGAGTTCGGAGCGCTTGATGAAGGTCGAGAAGTCGGTACCGGTGATCTTCACCTCGATGCCGCTTTCCTTCACTTCGAGCACTTCGCAGGTCACGACCGCGCCCTTCTTGACATCGCCCGGCTCGGCGAAGGGGTCGCCTTCGAGCTGCTTGATGCCGAGCGAGATGCGCTCCTTCTCGACGTCCACATCGAGCACCACGGCCTTCACCATGTCGCCCTTCTTGTAGTTGTCGATCACCTGCTCGCCCGGAAGCTTCCAGTCGAGGTCGGAGAGATGGACCATGCCGTCGACGTCGCCCTCGAGACCCAGGAACAGACCGAACTCGGTCTTGTTCTTGACCTCGCCCTCGACCGTCGAACCGGTCGGGTGACCTTCGACGAAGACCTCCCAGGGGTTGCGCATGGTCTGCTTGAGGCCGAGCGAGATGCGGCGCTTGACGGAATCGACTTCCAGCACCTGCACTTCGACTTCCTGCGAGGTCGAAACGATCTTGCCGGGGTGCATGTTCTTCTTGGTCCACGACATCTCGGAGACGTGGATCAGGCCTTCGATGCCCGGCTCGAGCTCGACGAACGCACCGTAGTCGGTGATGTTGGTGACGCGGCCGGTGAAGCGGGCACCCAGCGGGTACTTGGCTTCGATGCCCTGCCACGGATCGTCCAGCAGCTGCTTCATGCCCAGCGAGATGCGGTGCGTCTCGTGGTTGATCTTGATGATCTTGACCTTCACGGTCTGGCCGATCGAGAGCACCTCGGTCGGGTGGTTGACTCGGCGCCACGCGATGTCGGTGACGTGCAGCAGGCCGTCGATGCCGCCGAGATCAACGAACGCACCGTAATCGGTGATGTTCTTGACCACGCCGTCGATGACCTGACCCTCTTCGAGGTTCTGCACCAGCTCCTGACGCTGCTCGGCGCGGGTCTCTTCGAGAACCGTGCGGCGGGACACGACGATGTTGCCGCGACGGCGATCCATCTTGAGGATCTGGAACGGCTGCGAATTGTTCATCAGCGGCGCAACGTCGCGGATCGGACGGATGTCGACCTGCGAGCGCGGCAGGAAGGCCACGGCACCGTCGAGGTCGACGGTGAAGCCACCCTTGACCTGATTGAAGATGACGCCGTTGACCTTCTCGTTGTTCTGGAACGCCTTCTCGAGCTTGCCCCAGCTCTCTTCGCGGCGCGCCTTGTCGCGCGACAGCACGGCTTCGCCGAGCGCGTTCTCGATGCGATCGAGGAACACTTCAACCTCGTCGCCGACCTTCAGTTCGCTGTCACGGCCGGGGCCGGAAAATTCGCGCAGGGCGACACGGCCCTCGGTCTTCAGGCCGACGTCGATGACGGCCATGTCCTTTTCAATTGCAACAACCTTGCCCTTGACGACGGAGCTCTCCTGCAGGTTGCCACCTGCGAAGGACTCGTCGAGCATCGCGGCGAAATCGTCGCGCGACGGGCTATAGGTATCAGCAGAAGTCGAAGCCATTTGTTCTCCAGTTGCGGATGTCGTGCCGGCCGTTGGGTTCATGGGCGCATCGCACGCGCAGTGTCGGAAGGTCCGCAAGACCTTCGAGCGACCGCTCGCTGCTCCGGCCTGAAAGGCGGAACAGCGGAAGCGGGCCGGCTGAGGCCCGCGCGTTCGATACGTGGAAATCTTGTGTCCGGAGCCTGGATCGCGTCGGCCCCAAACAAAGGACCGAGGTATCGACCTCAAAGAGCGGGAGCGGGCACTTCCTCCAATGACGGCGGCGGCTTAACCCCGCGACCGGCCCGCTCGGACGGCCTCGATAATGTCGATGGCGGCCCGGACGCCGCCTTCTATATCCAGTTGGGAGTTATCTAGCAAGTAAGCATCGGCGGCCGGTTTCAGGGGCGCAATAGGCCGGTTCTTGTCGCGTTCGTCGCGCTGGATGATGTCGGCGAGCACGGCGGCCTCGTCGGCCTCCTCGCCCCTCGCCTTGGCCTCCATGGTCCGGCGGCGCGCTCGGACTTTTGGATCGGCGACGACGAAAATCTTCACGTCCGCATGCGGGCAGATCACGGTTCCAATGTCCCGGCCGTCCAGCACCGCTCCGGGCGGATCGGCGGCGAATTGCCGCTGAAAATTGACCAGGGCCTCGCGAACCCTGGGGATCGCCGAGACGATGGAGGCGCCCTCGCCGGCCTTCTGGGTCTTCAGGGCCGGATTGCCGAACTTTTCGGGATCGAGTTCCAGCGCCGCAGCGACCGCAGCCTCCTCGTCCCGGAGATCGTGACCGGACTGCATCAGGGCATAGGCCACCGCACGGTAGATCACGCCGGTATCGAGGTGACGGTAGCCGTAATGGTGCGCGAGACGCTTGCCGAGCGTCCCTTTGCCCGAGGCCGCGGGTCCGTCGATGGCGATGATCATGAAAACTCGGCCCCTAGCGAACGCATCATCGGAATGAAGTCCGGGAAACTGGTGGCGATGAAAGCGGTGTCGTCCACGGTCACCGGCTGGTCCGAGGCGCAGCCCATCACCAATGCGGACATCGCGATGCGGTGGTCCATGTGGGTCGCGACAGTGCCGCCGCCGGGGACGTGACCGCGACCCTCGACGATCAGATCGTCGCCGGAGACCTCGACCTTCACGCCGTTGACGCGGAGCATGGCAGCGGTGGCCTCGAGGCGATCCGATTCCTTGACGCGCAGCTCCTGCAGGCCGCGCATGATCGTGGTGCCCTCGGCGAAAGAGGCTGCCACCGCGAGCACGAGATATTCATCGATCATCGAGGGCGCGCGCTCCGGCGGCACCACGACGCCGCGCAGCTTCGAGGCCCGCACGCGCAGTTTCGCCATCGGCTCGCCGGCGTCGCCGCGGACTTCGCTCTCCTCGATCGATGCGCCCATTTCGCGCAGCGTGGTGAACAGGCCGGTGCGCAGCGGATTGGTCATGACATCCGACAGGACGACATCGGAGCCCTCGACGATCAGCGCCGCGACCACCGGGAAAGCCGCCGAAGAGGGATCGGCCGGCACCACGACATTGGCACCGTGCAGCTCGGGCTGGCCCTTGAGCGTGATACGGCGGCCGTGCACGCCCTCCTGTGCCGAGGTGATGTCGGCACCAAAATGCTTCAGCATCAATTCGGTGTGGTCGCGGCTGGCCTCGGTCTCGATGACGGTCGTGATGCCAGGCGCGGCAAGGCCCGCCAGCAGCACTGCCGATTTGATCTGGGCCGAGGCGACCGGGGTCTTGTAGGTGATCGGCAGCGGATCGCGGGCACCCTGGAGTGTCAGGGGCAGGCGGCCGCCCTCACTGCCGGAGATGACCTTGGCGCCCATCTTTTCCAGGGGATCGAGGATTCGGCGCATGGGGCGGCTGCGCAACGAGGCGTCCCCGTCGAAAACCGCCGAGATCGGGCAGCCGGCGACGGCGCCCATCACCAGCCGGCAGCCGGTGCCGGAGTTCCCGAAATCCAGCGCTTCCTTGGGCCGGGCGAAGCCCGCGACGCCGACGCCCTGCACTTTCCAGGCAAAATCGCCGGTCCGCTCCACGGTGGCGCCCAGCGCCTGCATCGATTTGGCGGTGTTGAGGACGTCTTCGCCCTCCAGCAGACCTGAAATCCTGGTCTCGCCGACCGCGAGCGCGCCCAGGATGAGGGCACGGTGGGAGATCGACTTGTCCCCGGGCACCCGTACTTTCCCGGTCAGGGGCCCGCTGGCGCGAGCCTGGAGCGGCCTCGTTTGGTCGGAATGGGTCACGATTGTGTCCTTGGATGCGCCCTCGAGGGGGCTGGGCGCAGGTACCACATGGTCAGCGCCTCGTCACGGGCATGTCGTTCTCCCGTAATGCGCTATTGACAGCGGGCCGCCAACTAGCCAAGTGAAACACCGCTTTTCAGACATTCCCAGGATTCCTGCCGTGGCCAAGTCCGAACTCGGAACCAAACGTATTTGCCCAACCACGGGCAAGAAGTTCTATGACCTCAACAAGAATCCGGTGATCTCGCCCTATACCGGTGAAGTCGTGCCGATCGCCCCGGTCGCGCCCGCGCGCATGCCCCGCGGCGCCGAAGCCCGGCACGCAGCGACGGCCGACGCCACGCCGGAGCCGGCAGAGGTCGAGGAGGTCTCGCTCGAGGAGGCCGACGCCGAGGAGAACACCGGCAAGGTCAAGGCCGCCGTGCCCGAATCCGAGGACGATATCGAGGTCGATGAGACCCTCGATGACGACGATGACGATGATTCGACCTTCATTGCCGACGAAGAAGAGGGCGATGAGGACGTGACCGACATCATTGGTGATGTCGGAGGTGATGAAGAGACTTGAGATCAGCCCTGATCTGTGAAAAAGGGTGCACCGCGCGAGTCACCAGGGCTCGCCGGTACGGGTGATCCAACAGGATCCCCACAAGGACTAAGGGGCCATAGCTCAGCTGGGAGAGCGCTTGCATGGCATGCAAGAGGTCGGCGGTTCGATCCCGCCTGGCTCCACCAGCCTTCGCTCGCTTCGCGAGCTTCGGCTGGGCAAGCCTACGGAAGTCCCTCGTAGCGAAGTGAGCGAAGGCTGTCCCGCCATAGCCCGAAGGGCGACGGCGGACTTGGGCCGGCAATCACTCTGTTTGCTCCCTTGCGACTGCAGGCTGAGGTAACACCCTAAACGTGTCTCGAAGCTGCTATCCTACCCTCCGGGGAGGGAGCGCGATGAAATACGTCTATATCCTTGAGAGTCTCGATTCCGAGCACTTCTACGTTGGAATTACCGACGACCTGAGGGCTCGTTTGGCAAAGCACAACGCCGGCGAGGTACCGCACACTTCGAAATATGGGCCATGGCGGATACGGACCTATTTCGCGTTTGACGATGCCGCACGCGCTGTCGCGTTCGAGCGTTACCTGAAATCGGGATCGGGACGCGCTTTTGCCAAGAAGCATTTCTGATCGCGCGCGCTACACCCCCTACTCCCCGATCACCGCGTTCAGCCGATCCCGCAGCGCGACGATCTCGTCCTTCATCGACACCAGTTCCGACACTGAGCAGTCCGAGGCCGCCAGGATCGACTGCGGCACGCTGCGGGCCTTTTCCTTCAGTGCATGCCCCTGCGCCGTCAACGCGATCAGGACCTGACGCTCGTCCTCGCTCGAGCGGGTGCGCCGCACGAGATGGGCGGCCTCGAGCCGCTTGAGCAGCGGCGTCAGCGTGCCCGAATCCAGGAACAGCCGCTCGCCGATGTCCTTGACCGGCACGTCGTCGCGCTCCCACAGCACCAGCATCACCAGATATTGCGGATAGGTCAGGCCGAGCCGGTCCAGCAGCGGCTTGTAGACGCGGTTGAAGGCATGCGCGGCCGAGTAGACCGCGAAGCAGATCTGGTTGTCGAGGCGTTGCGGATCGAGGGTCGATAGCTTCCGGGGCATGGAGAATCTCACGGGATTTCCTCCCATTTTGGGGCCGGCGGGCGGCACATTCAATTGCGAACAATTAAATGTGAGCCTCGCTAATTTCAATTGCGCACAATCTAATTGTTTGCGATACAGAGCGCACCCCAACCGGAAGACCCGAGGAGACGACAATGTCCGTGAACGTCCTCTACAAGACCAGCGCCAAGGCCACCGGCGGCCGTGATGGCCATGCTGCAACCCTCGACGGCGCGCTCGACGTCAAGCTCACCACGCCGAAGGAGCTCGGGGGCGGCGGCGGCGCCGGCAACAATCCCGAGCAGCTGTTCGCGGCCGGCTATGCGGCCTGCTTCATCGGCGCGATGAAGTTCGTCTCGTCGCAGGGTGGGCCGAAGGTTCCGGCCGATGCGTCCGTGACCTCGACCGTCGGCATCGGCCCGCGCTCCGAGGGCGGCTTCGGTCTCGACATCGATCTCGCCGTCTCGCTGCCGGGCCTCGCCCGCGCGGAAGCCGAGGCGCTGGTCGAGAAGGCGCACCAGGTGTGCCCGTACTCCAATGCCACGCGCGGCAATGTCGACGTTCGCCTGACGGTCGTCTGATCGAAAGTGCGGATTGGCTGGCCCGGGATCCCCCTCGGACCGGCCGCTTCCGCTGATCTGCCAATCCTGATTAGCCATGCCGCGGCATGCAGCCGGCAGTGCATACGCCCCTACGCAACAGGCCATTGCTGGCTTGTGCGAACCTCGCTAGGCCTGTGGCCAAATATCGACACAGGGGAAGCGAAGGCATGAGTTCTGAAGCCGCCAGTTCTGAAGCCGCATTGGGCGCAATGAGCGGATTGCGCGTCATCGATCTCACGCGCGTGCTCGGCGGTCCCTACTGCACCCAGATCCTCGCCGACCACGGCGCCGACGTGATCAAGGTCGAGCCGCCCGCGGGCGACGAGGTGCGCGAATGGGGCCCTCCCTTCCACGAGGAGGACGCGGCCTATTTCGTCGGAATCAACCGCAACAAGCGCTCGATCGGCCTCGACCTCGCCTCCGAGGGCGGCCGCATCGTGCTGCTCAAGATGCTGGAGACCGCCGACGTCCTGATCGAGAATTTCAAGCCGGGCACGCTGGAGAAATGGGGCATCGGCAACGACGTGCTCAGCAAGAAATTCCCGCGCCTCGTGCATTGCCGGATCTGCGGCTTCGGCGCCGACGGCCCGCGCGGCGGCAATCCCGGCTATGACGCCATCATCCCGGCTATGACGCCATCATCCAGGCCATGACCGGCATGATCGCCGCGACCGGCTCGCCCGAGAGCGGACCGATGCGGATCGGCGTGCCCTTGGTCGACATCACCACCGGACTTTATGCGGCGATCGGCATCCTGATGGCGCTGTCGGAGCGGCAGCGTTCCGGCAAGGGCCAATTCCTGGAGACGACGCTGTACGAGACCGGCC includes:
- the trpB gene encoding tryptophan synthase subunit beta, which translates into the protein MNVAKPNSYRSGPDDRGHFGIFGGRFVAETLMPLILDLEKAYTEAKADPAFQAEMNGYLTHYVGRPSPLYFAERLTEHLGGAKIYLKREELNHTGSHKVNNVLGQIMLARRMGKKRIIAETGAGQHGVATATLCARFGLECVVYMGAVDVERQQPNVIRMEMLGATVVPVQSGTRTLKDAMNEALRDWVTNVHNTFYCIGTVAGPHPYPTLVRDFQSIIGNETKTQMQEVEGRLPDSLVACIGGGSNAMGLFHPFLDDPSVEIFGVEAAGHGLTQLHAASIAGGRPGVLHGNRTYLLMDADGQIQDAHSISAGLDYPGIGPEHSWLHEIGRVNYLSATDDEALAAFQLLSRLEGIIPALEPAHAIAKVMELAPKRPRDHLMVVNLSGRGDKDVPQVGDILRGKK
- a CDS encoding phosphoribosylanthranilate isomerase, which gives rise to MSLLVKICGLSTRETLQTALEAGADMVGFVFFPPSPRHLSLELGRDLGRQVKGRALKVALTVDADDATLDNIMDALSPDIFQLHGKESVARLRDIKQRFGRPVMKAVPIATAADLAVLPGYAAIADRILFDARAPKDATRPGGLGEPFDWHLLENLDLKLPYMVSGGLHADNLAEALRVTRAGGVDVSSGVESAPGVKDPEMIKAFIRAARASQESSQELSVR
- a CDS encoding lipopolysaccharide assembly protein LapA domain-containing protein, with product MRKFLTALIVIPLGLILVAFAVANRHFVTVSFDPFIANDPSLSVTLPLFLLLILVAALGVFAGGSAVWLGQRRWRRAARRHETDSRVARAELADLRAQAAAAKPGSQRLPVPSGVGLYGPIGRDKQRATL
- a CDS encoding integration host factor subunit beta, which produces MIKSELVQRIAEHNPHLYQRDVENIVNAILEEIVAALARGDRVELRGFGAFSVKHRPARAGRNPRTGAHVPVDQKSVPFFKTGKEMRERLNRDHPDPGAPD
- the sppA gene encoding signal peptide peptidase SppA gives rise to the protein MSLDSDIIVDRRRIRRKLTFWRVMAALIAIAAIAGFALVVTPGTRGTFASAGSIARVQIEGLIRSDSDRTQALERLENSQAAAVIIHINSPGGTTAGSEQLYDSLVRLKAKKPLVVVVEGLAASGGYITAIASDHIIAQQSSLVGSIGVLFQYPNVSELLKTIGVKVEEVKSSPLKAAPNGFEPTSPEARAALDALVKDSYAWFRGLVKERRGMDDTQLEKVADGRVFTGRQAIDLKLIDQIGDEKTAVTWLVEQKGVKKGLSVRDYKLQPRFGDLPFLKTAAAVTLEALGLGSIAHQIGQTGVAQAVDRFGMDGMLALWQPAASN
- the rpsA gene encoding 30S ribosomal protein S1; translated protein: MASTSADTYSPSRDDFAAMLDESFAGGNLQESSVVKGKVVAIEKDMAVIDVGLKTEGRVALREFSGPGRDSELKVGDEVEVFLDRIENALGEAVLSRDKARREESWGKLEKAFQNNEKVNGVIFNQVKGGFTVDLDGAVAFLPRSQVDIRPIRDVAPLMNNSQPFQILKMDRRRGNIVVSRRTVLEETRAEQRQELVQNLEEGQVIDGVVKNITDYGAFVDLGGIDGLLHVTDIAWRRVNHPTEVLSIGQTVKVKIIKINHETHRISLGMKQLLDDPWQGIEAKYPLGARFTGRVTNITDYGAFVELEPGIEGLIHVSEMSWTKKNMHPGKIVSTSQEVEVQVLEVDSVKRRISLGLKQTMRNPWEVFVEGHPTGSTVEGEVKNKTEFGLFLGLEGDVDGMVHLSDLDWKLPGEQVIDNYKKGDMVKAVVLDVDVEKERISLGIKQLEGDPFAEPGDVKKGAVVTCEVLEVKESGIEVKITGTDFSTFIKRSELARDRNDQRAERFAVGEKVDARVIQFDKKARKVQVSIKALEVAEEKEAIAQYGSSDSGATLGDILGTALKNRDSK
- the cmk gene encoding (d)CMP kinase, with protein sequence MIIAIDGPAASGKGTLGKRLAHHYGYRHLDTGVIYRAVAYALMQSGHDLRDEEAAVAAALELDPEKFGNPALKTQKAGEGASIVSAIPRVREALVNFQRQFAADPPGAVLDGRDIGTVICPHADVKIFVVADPKVRARRRTMEAKARGEEADEAAVLADIIQRDERDKNRPIAPLKPAADAYLLDNSQLDIEGGVRAAIDIIEAVRAGRSRG
- the aroA gene encoding 3-phosphoshikimate 1-carboxyvinyltransferase — its product is MTHSDQTRPLQARASGPLTGKVRVPGDKSISHRALILGALAVGETRISGLLEGEDVLNTAKSMQALGATVERTGDFAWKVQGVGVAGFARPKEALDFGNSGTGCRLVMGAVAGCPISAVFDGDASLRSRPMRRILDPLEKMGAKVISGSEGGRLPLTLQGARDPLPITYKTPVASAQIKSAVLLAGLAAPGITTVIETEASRDHTELMLKHFGADITSAQEGVHGRRITLKGQPELHGANVVVPADPSSAAFPVVAALIVEGSDVVLSDVMTNPLRTGLFTTLREMGASIEESEVRGDAGEPMAKLRVRASKLRGVVVPPERAPSMIDEYLVLAVAASFAEGTTIMRGLQELRVKESDRLEATAAMLRVNGVKVEVSGDDLIVEGRGHVPGGGTVATHMDHRIAMSALVMGCASDQPVTVDDTAFIATSFPDFIPMMRSLGAEFS
- a CDS encoding TIGR02300 family protein, coding for MAKSELGTKRICPTTGKKFYDLNKNPVISPYTGEVVPIAPVAPARMPRGAEARHAATADATPEPAEVEEVSLEEADAEENTGKVKAAVPESEDDIEVDETLDDDDDDDSTFIADEEEGDEDVTDIIGDVGGDEET
- a CDS encoding GIY-YIG nuclease family protein codes for the protein MKYVYILESLDSEHFYVGITDDLRARLAKHNAGEVPHTSKYGPWRIRTYFAFDDAARAVAFERYLKSGSGRAFAKKHF
- a CDS encoding MarR family winged helix-turn-helix transcriptional regulator, with the protein product MPRKLSTLDPQRLDNQICFAVYSAAHAFNRVYKPLLDRLGLTYPQYLVMLVLWERDDVPVKDIGERLFLDSGTLTPLLKRLEAAHLVRRTRSSEDERQVLIALTAQGHALKEKARSVPQSILAASDCSVSELVSMKDEIVALRDRLNAVIGE
- a CDS encoding organic hydroperoxide resistance protein is translated as MSVNVLYKTSAKATGGRDGHAATLDGALDVKLTTPKELGGGGGAGNNPEQLFAAGYAACFIGAMKFVSSQGGPKVPADASVTSTVGIGPRSEGGFGLDIDLAVSLPGLARAEAEALVEKAHQVCPYSNATRGNVDVRLTVV